One window of Medicago truncatula cultivar Jemalong A17 chromosome 2, MtrunA17r5.0-ANR, whole genome shotgun sequence genomic DNA carries:
- the LOC25486318 gene encoding berberine bridge enzyme-like 8: MKLSLVFPPILGLLFLSCLASATNSHQNTFIHCLVNHSQPSHPITSSIFTPNNSSFSSVLNDYVRNLRFNTSTTRKPYLIITALHVSHIQASIICAKQHNLQMKIRSGGHDYEGVSYVAEVPFFILDMFNLRSIQVDVENETAWVQTGAQLGELYYRINEKSKVHGFPAGVCPTVGVGGHLSGGGYGNMMRKYGLSVDNIIDAQIIDVNGRLLDRKSMGEDLFWAIKGGGGASFGVVLSYKIKLVKVPKIVTVFQIRKTLDQNASDIVYNWQHVAPTIDNDLFIRLIIDVVNVTQNATNNGAKTIRATFISLFLGDSKTLVSLMNEKFPQLGLKESDCIETSWLQSVLFWTNIDITTPVEILLNRKPQSLVNYLKRKSDYVKEPISSKGLEGIWKKMIELEDAILYFNPYGGKMAEISSTDTPFPHRAGNLWKVQYQANWNKAGKDVADHYIGLTRKLHRYMTPFVSKNPREAFFNYKDLDLGINHNGKNSYAEGRVYGVEYFKDNFDRLVEIKTKVDPDNFFRNEQSIPTLPHRKN, translated from the coding sequence atgAAACTTTCATTAGTGTTCCCTCCCATTTTAGGGTTACTTTTCCTCTCATGCTTAGCTTCAGCAACAAATTCACATCAAAACACATTTATCCATTGCCTAGTGAACCATTCACAACCATCACACCCAATAACTTCATCAATCTTCACACCAAACAATTCATCATTCTCTTCAGTGTTAAATGACTACGTAAGAAACCTTCGTTTCAACACATCAACAACAAGAAAACCCTACCTTATAATAACAGCATTACATGTTTCCCACATACAAGCATCAATCATTTGTGCTAAACAACACAACTTGCAAATGAAAATTAGAAGTGGTGGACATGACTATGAGGGTGTTTCCTATGTAGCTGAAGTTCCATTTTTTATCTTAGATATGTTCAATCTAAGATCAATTCAAGTTGATGTAGAAAATGAAACAGCTTGGGTTCAAACTGGGGCGCAACTCGGTGAACTTTACTATAGAATTAATGAAAAAAGTAAAGTTCATGGTTTTCCGGCCGGCGTTTGTCCTACCGTTGGTGTTGGAGGACATTTAAGTGGTGGTGGATATGGTAACATGATGAGAAAATATGGTCTTTCAGTTGATAATATTATCGATGCACAAATAATCGATGTTAATGGTAGATTGCTTGATAGAAAATCAATGGGAGAAGATCTTTTTTGGGCTATTAAAGGTGGTGGTGGAGCTAGCTTTGGTGTTGTTCTTTCTTACAAAATCAAGTTAGTTAAAGTTCCTAAAATAGTAACTGTTTTTCAAATTAGAAAAACTTTGGACCAAAATGCAAGTGACATAGTTTATAATTGGCAACATGTAGCACCAACTATTGATAATGACCTATTCATTAGGCTTATTATTGATGTTGTAAATGTTACACAAAATGCTACAAACAATGGTGCAAAGACTATTAGGGCTACTTTTATATCTTTATTCCTTGGTGATTCAAAAACTCTTGTTTCACTAATGAATGAAAAATTTCCTCAATTAGGTTTGAAGGAAAGTGATTGCATTGAAACAAGTTGGCTTCAATCGGTTTTGTTTTGGACTAATATCGATATTACAACACCGGTCGAGATTTTGCTTAATAGAAAACCACAATCATTAGtgaattatttgaaaagaaaatcgGATTATGTAAAGGAACCGATTTCGAGTAAGGGTTTGGAAGGGATTTGGAAGAAAATGATTGAGTTGGAAGAtgcaatattatatttcaatccATATGGTGGAAAAATGGCTGAGATTTCATCAACAGATACACCTTTCCCTCATAGAGCTGGAAATTTATGGAAGGTTCAATATCAAGCAAATTGGAACAAAGCAGGTAAAGATGTTGCTGATCATTACATAGGTTTGACTAGAAAACTTCACAGATATATGACTCCTTTTGTGTCCAAGAATCCAAGAGAggctttttttaattataaggatCTTGATTTGGGAATTAATCATAATGGTAAGAATAGTTATGCTGAAGGAAGAGTTTATGGAGTTGAGtattttaaggataattttgatAGATTGGTGGAAATTAAGACAAAAGTTGATCCTGACAATTTCTTTAGGAATGAACAAAGCATCCCTACTCTTCCTCATAGAAAGAATTAG